TTCTTTCTAGCCTTTGAAATGCTTCTGGAGGGAAATTTGTCCAATTTCCTCCAAATATATGATTGATTTACTGCGTCATGTGTTTATTTAAAACGCTACCCaataaattttgtgaaaaaaagtgTTTAATCCACTACTTCTTTGACAGAATTCACACATTGGATCCAGCAGAAATGAGATTAACAAGAAACAAAACTGAAAGTTCTTGATCGGGCTCTTTGTCTGGAAGCTTCAAACTACAGTGGGCCAATGCTTCCTAGGGATCACTCAGCCAAAGTTTTTGGCGATGCTAGAATTATGCGCTGTGTAAATATGATCCAAGCACCTCTCATTGAGATTGTAGGAACCAGTGAGCGCATAACCCCTTCTGCTATTTTACCAAACTTCCCAGGTACAGAGATGTATGTGGTGGATTGTGTGATTGACATGGCAGGAAAATTGTCTCTGAAGTCTTTCAAGTGGAGTAGTAACAAATATGCATTACTAATTCATCACCAGAGCATTACATTTTAATGAAGATCTCCTTGTAGGACCACAGGCAATGCGTAAGGTCATTTGGCAATGTGTGGCTTTAAAAGTGGTTAGCCTAAGCTACGAGAAGATGAATAGACTTCGTATGTACCCAGAGCTCTTGAAAAATTACATTGAAGACAAAATGAAAGAGCAACATCTGTTGTAACATGCTTGTTCAGAGGCAGAAAAACTGTTGTGTGTTTATAGTGTGATGGCGTTTTTGTGAGATAGAATCATGAATACAAAAGTATAGcataattaattaaaagaaaaaaatgagaatttacTTATAAGCAAATATAGCAAGTCTAGTCAATTACTGTGATATAATTTTAGAAGGAATGAATAGAAATAGACTTTcatcagcaacaataaaaatgtaagttTATGTAGTATCTGTTCATATTGTTCTACTTATTTTGATTCCCATAATAACAAAGTGTATTCGTTGATAGTCTTAATACTTGCAAAGTTATCAgtatataatcaaaacaaaaaaattacagaagATGGTACCAGTGGGTTGATATAAACCTTAGAGTATTTGAGAGTTTCCCTGCAGGTTATATTATACAAGAGTATCAACATTATCTTCAATGTTTTTCAGTCGAGTCACTAAAACTGAGGCTGAACTGAGGTGCTGAGGTTTGCATCCAGAGTGTCTGCTGCTGCCCATAGAGCTGTGATGCGTAAGATCCGTCCTGGAATGAAAGAATACCAACTTGAAGCATCTTCCAACACCACTCTTACTACCATGGTGGTTGTCGTCACCAGGCCTACACTAATATATGTGGTTCTGGGTGCAATGCTGCTGTGCTTCACTATGGACATGCTGGTGCTCCAAATGCTAGAACCGTAAGTAATTGaaattttgtctcttttctcttcaatttCCCATTTTGCCAGTTTTTGtgccctccctcttctcatctcctacTCACTCACATTTTGTGGTCAACtccttattatttataataacaatgttttTGTAAATCTTGATGAAACTCCTATATTCCCATTTGGCACAGTACTTTCTGCAAACATCTAGGCTACACTATTCACCACATTTGTGCAAGGTCTGTCAAAAATTGACAGTGCATTTTGTGATGAATGTTATCCAATATGAGTAGGTGAAGGATTTATAGTATTTNNNNNNNNNNNNNNNNNNNNNNNNNNNNNNNNNNNNNNNNNNNNNNNNNNNNNNNNNNNNNNNNNNNNNNNNNNNNNNNNNNNNNNNNNNNNNNNNNNNNNNNNNNNNNNNNNNNNNNNNNNNNNNNNNNNNNNNNNNNNNNNNNNNNNNNNNNNNNNNNNNNNNNNNNNNNNNNNNNNNNNNNNNNNNNNNNNNNNNNNNNNNNNNNNNNNNNNNNNNNNNNNNNNNNNNNNNNNNNNNNNNNNNNNNNNNNNNNNNNNNNNNNNNNNNNNNNNNNNNNNNNNNNNNNNNNNNNNNNNNNNNNNNNNNNNNNNNNNNNNNNNNNNNNNNNNNNNNNNNNNNNNGGTACCCTTTCTAATTGGCATTGACTGACAATGGATGACTGTTTATCATATGATTACTCTACTTCCCAGTCACCAGGATGAGATCTTGCATGCAGTACCATGAGGCATGCACTTACCCAGGTGCAGAACTGTGCATAATAATGAACACCACTCTGACCAGTTTAACCAGAAATTTGCCCACATCTATAGGTTAAAGGAGATCTTGATGTTATTCAATAGCAGCAGATATCAGAATATTCTACTATAAACTATTTTAATCAGTTTTATTTTATAGAGAAAATAAGATTCAAATTTCTTTCATGTAGAAGAGTGTTTCAGAAATCTAAGAAAGTTCAAATTCCTTTTTTAGGTTGGTGATGGAGACATCTGCCTGTTTGACATGGGTGCTGAATATACTGCTATACAGTGATATCACTGCTCTTTCCCCCAAATGGAAAATTCACAGAAGATCAAAAGGTTATCTATAATGCTGTTCTTAATGCCTCACGTGCTGTTATGGCTGCTGTGCGTCCAGGAGTGTCTTGGGTAGAGATGCATCGTGTGGCATACCGAGCAATGCTGGAGAAGCTGAAGGAAGCAAACATTGTTCAAGGAGatattgatgaaatgatgaaggtcagtcagttttactttttaccaacaatataaacaaaactatTGCTATCCTGGATCAACTTGACCCACCCCACTTCAGTATGagttttgtatattattactcATCCAAGCTTTTTGAAGATGTACAGTCATATGGTATACATTTGTTgtatactaatacaataaaaaatcattCCATTAGGATAAATTTGTAAACATTTTCCTCATATTACTGTACAAATTGATCTTGTTCTGTAGGTCAGTTTGGGTGCAGTGTTCAGCCCATGGTTTAGGACATTTATTGGGTCTCGATGCCATGATGTTGGTGGCTACCTTGAGGGTAACCCAAATCGTCCTCAAGAAGCAGGCTTGCGCTCCTTGCGAACAGCCAGGATTCTAGAGGAAAACATGGTTCTGACCATTGAACCTGGGTGCTACTATCGACCATGTGAGTTAACTATGATGCAAAAAGTATTATTGATGGTAATGTGTAATTGCAGATTCACCTCATTGTGCTGGTNNNNNNNNNNNNNNNNNNNNNNNNNNNNNNNNNNNNNNNNNNNNNNNNNNNNNNNNNNNNNNNNNNNNNNNNNNNNNNNNNNNNNNNNNNNNNNNNNNNNNNNNNNNNNNNNNNNNNNNNNNNATTAAACAAATCCACAATGGGAAAGGCATAAGAAT
This genomic interval from Penaeus monodon isolate SGIC_2016 chromosome 22, NSTDA_Pmon_1, whole genome shotgun sequence contains the following:
- the LOC119587177 gene encoding LOW QUALITY PROTEIN: xaa-Pro dipeptidase-like (The sequence of the model RefSeq protein was modified relative to this genomic sequence to represent the inferred CDS: inserted 9 bases in 7 codons; added 27 bases not found in genome assembly) gives rise to the protein MATGSLLTLRGTNTDSGKTTREAAFEGISEFQVDNSILHDEIADCRVTKTEAEXEVLRFASRVSAAAHRAVMRKIRPGMKEYQLEAXFQHHSYYHGGCRHQAYTNICGSGCNAAVLHYGHAGAPNARTVGDGDICLFDMGAEYTXYTVISLLFPPNGKFTEDQKVIYNAVLNASRAVMAAVRPGVSWVEMHRVAYRAMLEKLKEANIVQGDIDEMMKVSLGAVFSXHGLGHLLGLDXHDVGGYLEGNPNRPQEAGLRSLRTARILEENMVLTIEPGCYXIDHLLDQALANPEQARFLVPEAIARFRGFGGVRIEDDIVVTANGMEDLTGGSIPRTVEAIEQHMAEGQREEEMFIPQXHAQEKLGH